The Achromobacter deleyi region GGCGGTCGTATATGGGCTCGCCCCAGCCCGCGGGCAGGTTCTCGGCCACGACTTCGATGCGCGCCCCCACGGAGTCCCCGTCGCGGCGCAACTGGTCCATATAGGCCTCCAGTTCCGGGACGACCTCGGCGTTGGGCGCGTAGAACGGGTTGTTGGGCACTTCGTCCCAGGAGACGAAAGGAATCGCGACAGGGCCCAACTGGCTCATGTACCCGCGCACCCTGACGCCGTATTGCTCGGACAGCCATTTCTTGGCGATCGCACCGGCCGCCACGGTGGGTGCCGTCAAGCGCGCCGACGAGCGTCCGCCGCCGCGCGGGTCGCGCACGCCGAACTTGCGCCAATAGGCGTAGTCGGCATGCCCGGGCCGGAAGGTGTCGGCAATATTGGAGTAATCCTTGCTGCGCGCATCCGTATTGCGGATCAGGAGACCGATAGGCGTGCCGGTGGTGACCCCTTCATAGACGCCCGACAGGATCTCTACCTGGTCGGCTTCCTGGCGTTGCGTGACATGGCGGGAGGTGCCAGGACGGCGGCGGTCCAGTTCAAGCTGGATGTCGGATGCGTCCAGCGCCAATCCGGGTGGACAGCCATCCACGACGCAACCGATGGCCGGCCCGTGGGATTCGCCGAAATTAGTGACGGTAAAGAGGGTACCTAGGGTATTGCCGGGCATAGGAAGTCAACAGGTCGGGTTTGCAAGCAACCCCGATTATGACACCGCCGAAGCCAAAGCCTGGATTTCAGACGCGGGCGCCGGCCGGCCGAGGAGGAAACCCTGCATCACGCGGCATCCCAGGGACTTGAGGATTTCGCGCTGGCCCTCGGTCTCGACGCCCTCGGCCACCACGGGCAAATGCATTGCCTGGCAAAGGCCGAACAGCGCGGACACGACCTCGCGGCTGCCCGCATCCGATTCCAGAGCAGAGATGAAACTGCGGTCGATCTTGACCCAGTCGATGGGCAGGTGACGCAGGTGATTCAGGCTGGAATAGCCGCAACCGAAGTCGTCCAGCGCCACCCCGATCCCTTTCTCGCGCAGCGTATTCAGGATCTTCACATGCCGCTCGTAGTGCAGGATGAAGATGGATTCGGTGATCTCCAGCACCAGCTTGCGCGGAGCCAGGCGGGTCGTGGCCAGCACATCGGACACCAGCTGCACCAGGCCGTCCTCGTTCATCTGCTTGACCGACAGATTCACATGCACCCGCCAGGCGGATGGCCAGAGCACCGCTTGCGAACACGCGCGTTCCAGGATCCAGGCGCCCAGCGGCACGATCAGGCCGCTGCGCTCGGCCAATTCTATGGTCACTGCGGGGGACACGCTGCCCAGCACGGGGTGATGCCAGCGCAGCAGCGCCTCGCATCCCTGCACCACGCCGGTGCCGCTATCGCAGACCGGCTGGTAATACAGTTCAAACTGGTCCATCGCTGGCGTGGTCAGCGCCAGCCTCAAGTCGTTCTCCAGCCCCTGCTGGTCCCGCTGGCGCGCAAGCAGCCGGAAATCGAACAGATTCCAGCCCGGGCCGCCACGCTCCTTGAGGGGAATCAGGGCCACCTGCACGCAGCGTTGCAATTCCTCCACGCTGCGGCCGTGCTCGGGATACAGCGCAGCGCCGACGCGGAAAACGGCAATAAGGGGACGCCCCCCTAATTCGTAGGGTGCGCTCAGGTCTTCCAGCAGCTTGGCCGACACCTGCGCCGCGCCCTGTTCGTCCACTTCGGGCACACAGACGGTGAACGCGTCGGTGCCGGTCCGCGCCACTATGCCACCCAAGGTCCGGGTGATGAGGCGGAGCCGGTCCGCCACCAACACCAGCAACGCCTGGTCTTCGCCCGCCCGCAGCATCGCGCTGATCTGGGCGTAGTGTTCAAAGCTGACCAGAAAGAAGGCGCCCTGGCGTGCGGTACCCTGGGGCTTGTTCAGCCACGCGCGCGCGCGCCGACGCAGCTCCTGCTGGCTGAGGAGGCCAGTCAGTTCATCGCGCGTCAGGCGGCGGCGCAATGCGCGTTCCCTGCGGACGAAGAACAGACTTATCGCTGCTAGTGCGCCCGCGAGCGCCAGGCACAGTGCGAGCAGGTAACTCTCACGCACGGAGCCCCCTATCTATAAGCCCCTGACGTTGCGGCCCGCGAGGGGGCCCAAGGGCCGTAACATTCTTTAAATTATGCATTGTTTTCGCAAAAAAACGCCACATTTCAGAGGCAACGCACCCCTTATTCCTGAGTTCCTTCGGATCTGTAGTTGCTCGCAGCGGGTCATGACGGGTCCTGGATTGGCGGTCGCTGGCCGGTCCTGTTCGCCATGCCTTGCCCTTACTACGACAGCCGAACCCCAAAAATTAATACGCAGTGTCTCAATAGTTCTCAAGCGAACAATTATCACGGACGAAATAATTGCACAGGTTGTCTGAAGTCGAAGCGGATTTCGTAATATTCTGTGCGTTCTGTGACATGCCGAATTACAGTGTAAGCGTCGCCTTCGAAGTATTGGTAACGTGTGTCACGTTTCTTATCCAGGT contains the following coding sequences:
- the aroC gene encoding chorismate synthase; translated protein: MPGNTLGTLFTVTNFGESHGPAIGCVVDGCPPGLALDASDIQLELDRRRPGTSRHVTQRQEADQVEILSGVYEGVTTGTPIGLLIRNTDARSKDYSNIADTFRPGHADYAYWRKFGVRDPRGGGRSSARLTAPTVAAGAIAKKWLSEQYGVRVRGYMSQLGPVAIPFVSWDEVPNNPFYAPNAEVVPELEAYMDQLRRDGDSVGARIEVVAENLPAGWGEPIYDRLDADIAHVMMGLNAVKGVSIGAGFDCIAQRGAEHGDEITPDGFLTNHAGGVLGGISTGQPITVSLAIKPTSSIRVERRSVNRANEPVVVQTLGRHDPCVGIRATPIAEAMLALVLIDHALRHRGQCGAPV
- a CDS encoding putative bifunctional diguanylate cyclase/phosphodiesterase; its protein translation is MRESYLLALCLALAGALAAISLFFVRRERALRRRLTRDELTGLLSQQELRRRARAWLNKPQGTARQGAFFLVSFEHYAQISAMLRAGEDQALLVLVADRLRLITRTLGGIVARTGTDAFTVCVPEVDEQGAAQVSAKLLEDLSAPYELGGRPLIAVFRVGAALYPEHGRSVEELQRCVQVALIPLKERGGPGWNLFDFRLLARQRDQQGLENDLRLALTTPAMDQFELYYQPVCDSGTGVVQGCEALLRWHHPVLGSVSPAVTIELAERSGLIVPLGAWILERACSQAVLWPSAWRVHVNLSVKQMNEDGLVQLVSDVLATTRLAPRKLVLEITESIFILHYERHVKILNTLREKGIGVALDDFGCGYSSLNHLRHLPIDWVKIDRSFISALESDAGSREVVSALFGLCQAMHLPVVAEGVETEGQREILKSLGCRVMQGFLLGRPAPASEIQALASAVS